ATATCGCTTACTCAAATCCATCATTAAATCATTCTTCTAGCTCTCCTTCCATTTAAAAAGCAGGCTGGGAGCTAATCTCCCTGCCTGCTTGCATATGAGCAATCAATCCATTTCAAGTTGTTTAGTATGTCCACCAGTTGCCGGACATCACGATCATGGAGAACAGCTTGATGCTGTCTTCATAGTAGCCTTCATTGGAGCTACCCGCCGTTTTGGTCCATACGGAATTCAGCCAGTTTTGGTTCGTGGACGAGGTCATAGCGCTGACACCAAACGGTGCATAGAACGCGCCGCTGCCACCGGAACCTGTAACCGTGCCGTTGAGTTTATAACCATCCTTTACGCTGCTAGGGTTGCCGCTTACTTTGGTCGTAATCCAGCTGTTCATTTGGCTGAGCTGATTGAGCGCCCGGCTGTCACCCGTCATCAGATAATCCGTTGCGATCCGCCAAGGCGTACGACACGAGTTGTAATCGTAGTTACCATCGTTGGCCCCTTCCAGAAAATCGGCTGAAGCCGGCTTGTACGTTGAACCCGACAGAACGACGAAGTCTGGAAGCAATCCGGTTGATGAACTATACCCGTTGTATAAGGAGTTGATAATGGTATAGGTTTTGTCGATCACGTTCGCCCATCTGGCATCACCCGTTGCAGCCTGGAACGCCTTCAAGTGATTCAGCATAAAGTCTGATGGACGGGTAGCATTTTTGTAGGTGTTGTCCGTTGCCCAGTCGCCAAGACGCAGCGTCCATTGAGACTGATTCACGTCACTTTGCATAATGGCATTGATGATGTCCTTGCCGGCCTGAAGGTAGTTGATGCTGCCGCTGCTCCCCCACTGCTTGTCCGCAAGCAGGAGCGAATAAGCAATGTCCATGTCTCCATCCGTGGCCGAGTCGGCGCCTTCAATGTTCTGAAAACTGCTGTTTTGTTTCCATGCCATCAGTTTCGAATTGTTGGCGCTCGGATGAGCCTTATAATATTGATAAAGTCCGTCGAAATAGGTCTGCGCGTTGCTGTCATAACCAGCCATTAGAACCGTTGCCAGCATTCCATACCCGTGAGCTTCAGATACAGTATCCCCGTTGGACTGATATTTCACATAATACTTGCCTGTGCCTGCTGTCTTCAAATATGCTGATTTCCAGCTGTCCCATTTCGCTTTCACGGCGCTGTCCATCGCATTTTGCGTAACATGGTTCGGCTTGATCGAACCGCTGGTATATGTTGTGTGCTGCGGGAATGGCTTGTTTGGAGCGGCGAAGGCAAAGCCCGCCGGAATCAGAAGAAAAGCGAGACAACACATCATAACAGCCTTGCTGCTAACCGAAAATCTCCTGTTTTTTCTCATAAAATTACGCTCCTTTTTAGGTCCAAATGGGTCTTGATCCATGACATAACCTTTAAGCCGAAAATTCAGTGCAGCATCTTGATGGAGAAACCATGATTCGTTTTTGGCATCCAGAGACACAATCACCTCCATCTAAAAGTTAAAGCGCTTTAATTTTTAAAACGCTTACATTTATTTTAATTGTTCTTCTAATATTTGTAAATAGACATTTCCGAGATTGAATCTAAAGTCCTGATTCGACATTTTGGCAGAGACCACCGTTTTCTTACCCTAATTAATTTTCTCCATAATCCAGCTGTACATCCAGCCTTACTCACGGACGGAACAGTACTCCTTTCTTCACAGGCATACAAAAATCCCCCTCTTCCAGTGCTTGAGGGGGATTTTACTAATCTCTTTTTTCACTATCTATTGTCTACCATGAGGGGAGAATACCAGGCTCCCATAAAAGGAGCTATAATTCTTTTATTTTCGTACCACTGTATATCCTTTATCTTTCAGCAATTTCACGATCCCATGATCGCCCAAGTAGTGCGCTGCACCAACTACGATGAAGTACTCTTCCCCTTTGCCGTTTTTCAGGTAACCATCGATCTTGTCAGCCATTCCCACATTACGATCAGTGAGCATTGCTTTGTTGTACTCTTCATCATCAGAAAAGCTGTTCGTCAGCTCCAGCAGTTGCTCGTCATTCCCTGTTTTCCACATTTCGGCCATTTGGTTCACGCTGTCATCCAACACATCGAAATTGTCCAAAGTCGCTTTCAATGTTTTTTCTTGCAGCTCCTTGGAGAAGTCATTGAACATTCCCAATTGAGATTCATAGGATTCCAGCTCGATCACCGGAAGTTTGCGCTCGATTGCCTTCTGAATGAAATACAGATCAACCCCCGCAGAAGCTTCATAACCAGATTTCATAGACTTCAGACTGGCTAACGTGCTCTCCACCACCCAAGGCTTAAAGGTATCCAGTGCGTTCGCTTCCAATCCATTCTTCTTCAAAATATCGCCCAGTTGAGTATACGTCTCGCTGGAGATGTGATCTTTCAGTGTTGTGCCATCCTGATACGAGCCCATATCCAGAACAATCTTCTGCTGCGCTTCTTCAGCTGCTTTGCTGATATCGATCTCTACGCCTAGGTAATCTGCCTCGGCAAAGGCTTCTTCAAACTCCTTACGCAATGGATAAAAGCTTTCATCCGCAATATGCATAGAACCTACCAGGTACACGGTGTTGCCGTTGCTTTCGACTTCCCACATGAAGCCACGTCCACCGGTTTGAACAGTTTCTGTTTCGCCACCTTTGGAAACCAGCAGCACTGTGCGTGCAGCAGCATCCCAACGGACCTCATAACCAGTTGCATCCCCTACAATACGAATCGGCGCATATGTTACGCCATTAATACGTGTAAGCTTGCTATTCAAAGTAATCGTCTTGCCGTTAACGACGGCTGTAATTGTATCATCTGTTGCTATCGTCAGCTTCACATCCATCGCATCCAGCGTGGAACGAAGCGGAACAAGTGTTGTTCCTTTATTGTTAATCGGTGCACCTGCGGTGTATTCAACCGTTTCGTCATTCACCTTTACCGATGTCTCTTGAGGAGAGGCCATAGTCGTCGGCACTGCGGATGCAAGCAAACCGACCGAAATAGTTAGAGACAAGAGCATGCGTTTCCAGTTTTTCATATTATGTATTCTCCTTTAAGAATGAAATAATGAAAAGATATGTTCACTAGAAGAAAAATTAGAGATGGGTGCCACACCGACTTCTTTAGTGCAGCACCTGCTCCCATTCAATTATTTTACTGAGACATCAAAACACCACGACCTACTACACGACTACTACTTACTACCTCCGTAAATTTGAATCAGATTTTATACGCCTTCATCGCTTTGAACAATTCCTTGAAGGTTGGGCGTTTACCATACATCAACACACCTGTACGATAGATTTTCGCTGCGAGCCAACCGAAGATCATAATGGATACCACGAGAATGGCCAGGGACGTCCAGATCTGCCAGGTTGGCGCAACGCCTGCCCCGATCCGAACCAGAATTGCCGTTGGCGATGTGAACGGAATGAAGCTTGCTACTTTCAATAACAGGATGTTCGGTGTAGCAATACTGAAGATCGCGATATAGAAGGACACCAGGGACAACATCGTAATTGGCAGCACGGCCTGACCCAGTTCTTCTGTCCGACTCACCATGGAACCAATGGCTGCGAACATCACCGCATACAGGAAGTAACCCAGAATGTAGAAGATAAGTCCATATACAATGACTGCGACGTTCACATCACTCAGATTCATATTGAAATCGCTCAATACATCACGGTTATGCGGTAGCAGCATATTGCCAGCAACTACTGCACCGAAAATACCGATTTGCAGCAAACCTACCATGAAAATACCGATGATTTTACCAAACATCTGACTGAGCGGAGATACACTCGTAATCAAAATCTCCATAATACGCGAACTCTTCTCAGCTGTAATCTCGGAAGCAATCATATTCCCTGTCATCATCGTTGATGTGAACAACAGGATAATGAGCAGATATACCACAATGTAGTTGATGCCACTCATGGTACCTTCCGACTCCGCAGCAGCTCCACTTTGGCTAGAATCAAGGCTTTGCTCTGTCAGTTTTACCGGCGTGCTGATGAGCTGTTTTTGCTCCGCCGTGAGTGTATCCTTCACCACGACATCAAGCTTCACAATTTGCAGCGCAGCTTCAATAGGTGCTATAACCTGCGGGGAGATATCTTCGCTTGAATACAAGACAGGTTGTGGGAAGTCTTGCCCAGCAACAGGTTCAAACTTCAGGTACCCATCCAAAAGCTCCGACTCCACATCGGCTTTGAGGGCCGCTTCATCTTTACTCGCGTCCGAAACAAAGTGGTATGCTTCATTTCCTTGTGCGGAGGAGTATGTCTCCAGCTTCTCAGCTACCTCCGTTTGTCCCGTGCTCAGCAGACCGATCTTCACCGGATTTGTGCTCGAGCCTCCACCGATGGGACCACCATTAAATAGGGTAATGAAATATGGAATATTGAGTCCAATCGTAATTAAAAGTGCAAGTACAATAGTCGTTACCATGAAAGACTTCGTTTTTACTTTGTTTTTGAACGTAAATCCGATAATTGTCCCCATTTTATTCATTCGACTCACCTACCTCACGAATAAAGATTTGGTTAAGCGTTGGTTCCTTGATTTCAAAATGTTCAACGGTCGTCTGAGCCATGGCTGCTCTCAGAATTTCCTGAGCTGCTTCCATCTGACCAATATGGATCAGGTATCCACGCTCATTTTGCTCTACCTTTTTCACACCCGGCAGCTGTTCC
Above is a window of Paenibacillus sp. E222 DNA encoding:
- a CDS encoding glycosyl hydrolase family 8, coding for MRKNRRFSVSSKAVMMCCLAFLLIPAGFAFAAPNKPFPQHTTYTSGSIKPNHVTQNAMDSAVKAKWDSWKSAYLKTAGTGKYYVKYQSNGDTVSEAHGYGMLATVLMAGYDSNAQTYFDGLYQYYKAHPSANNSKLMAWKQNSSFQNIEGADSATDGDMDIAYSLLLADKQWGSSGSINYLQAGKDIINAIMQSDVNQSQWTLRLGDWATDNTYKNATRPSDFMLNHLKAFQAATGDARWANVIDKTYTIINSLYNGYSSSTGLLPDFVVLSGSTYKPASADFLEGANDGNYDYNSCRTPWRIATDYLMTGDSRALNQLSQMNSWITTKVSGNPSSVKDGYKLNGTVTGSGGSGAFYAPFGVSAMTSSTNQNWLNSVWTKTAGSSNEGYYEDSIKLFSMIVMSGNWWTY
- a CDS encoding ABC transporter permease; its protein translation is MNKMGTIIGFTFKNKVKTKSFMVTTIVLALLITIGLNIPYFITLFNGGPIGGGSSTNPVKIGLLSTGQTEVAEKLETYSSAQGNEAYHFVSDASKDEAALKADVESELLDGYLKFEPVAGQDFPQPVLYSSEDISPQVIAPIEAALQIVKLDVVVKDTLTAEQKQLISTPVKLTEQSLDSSQSGAAAESEGTMSGINYIVVYLLIILLFTSTMMTGNMIASEITAEKSSRIMEILITSVSPLSQMFGKIIGIFMVGLLQIGIFGAVVAGNMLLPHNRDVLSDFNMNLSDVNVAVIVYGLIFYILGYFLYAVMFAAIGSMVSRTEELGQAVLPITMLSLVSFYIAIFSIATPNILLLKVASFIPFTSPTAILVRIGAGVAPTWQIWTSLAILVVSIMIFGWLAAKIYRTGVLMYGKRPTFKELFKAMKAYKI
- a CDS encoding TraB/GumN family protein; the protein is MKNWKRMLLSLTISVGLLASAVPTTMASPQETSVKVNDETVEYTAGAPINNKGTTLVPLRSTLDAMDVKLTIATDDTITAVVNGKTITLNSKLTRINGVTYAPIRIVGDATGYEVRWDAAARTVLLVSKGGETETVQTGGRGFMWEVESNGNTVYLVGSMHIADESFYPLRKEFEEAFAEADYLGVEIDISKAAEEAQQKIVLDMGSYQDGTTLKDHISSETYTQLGDILKKNGLEANALDTFKPWVVESTLASLKSMKSGYEASAGVDLYFIQKAIERKLPVIELESYESQLGMFNDFSKELQEKTLKATLDNFDVLDDSVNQMAEMWKTGNDEQLLELTNSFSDDEEYNKAMLTDRNVGMADKIDGYLKNGKGEEYFIVVGAAHYLGDHGIVKLLKDKGYTVVRK